The Candidatus Omnitrophota bacterium genome includes the window ATTTGATGTTTCTTGGAGTAATTCTTGGAGTGATTCTGAAAACTATGACGCGGTCTGGATTTTTGCCAAGTATAAGAAAACCGCTGATTCCAACTGGTATCATGTGAAATTATCAGGTATTTATTCTTTTGGTTCAGGCACAGCCTTGATTGGCTCTGTGCCTTCGGATTATGTGGGGTGTTTCTTATATCGTTCAGCAACCAGTAATGGCGCGTTATCAACCACGAATATTGAAATTATCTGGGACTGGGGCATGGATTCTAATCTTTCCGCCTCCAGCGTTATTGACGAAATCAAGGTTTTCGGCATTGAGATGGTCTATATCCCGCAAGGTAATTTCTATATTGGGGATGGTGATGGAACCGAAGATGGATATGGAGGTTCAGGTCATTCTCCGGCTGCTTTTAATTCTGGCACTAATGATGCTCTTCCGGTTCTTATTGGAACTACCCTTGCCAGGAATATTTATGCTTCTGGTGATATTGAATCTGGTATCGGAATCGGAGGTTCTGGTCCTTATGCCGGAATAGATACTAATAACGACGGCACAATTGATAACGCCTCTTTTCCTGTTGGCTGGGCGCCATTTTATATTATGAAATATGAAATAACCCAGGGTCAATACGCGGATTTTTTAAGCACTTTAACCAGCGCGCAATGTAATAACCGCTATAACTCTGCCCTTTATGGGTCGTCTCGTTATACCATAACCGGTACTTGTCCTAATATAACTACTAATCGTCCTGACCGTGCCTGTAATGATATGGGTTATCAGGATTTATACGCCTATGCGGATTGGGCAGGTTTGCGCCCTGTATCAGACACCGAATATGAAAAAGCCTGCCGCGGCCCGAATACGCCTGTGAGTTGGGAGCAGGCTTGGGGGATACAGTCGTATACCTATGCTATGAGTATTAGCGGTTCGGAAAACGGGACAGAAACAGTTACTGGCCCTGCTGGAGCTAACTATGTTGAGGAGATGGATCCGGGGTATGAATATAGCGGTGGAGACGCAGGTTATGGCCCATTAAGAGTAGGTATTTTTGCCACTTCAGG containing:
- a CDS encoding SUMF1/EgtB/PvdO family nonheme iron enzyme, which gives rise to MRAFIIAISLLLPGIVFANNLSITNVSLVRPNEANKTINIKFDVSWSNSWSDSENYDAVWIFAKYKKTADSNWYHVKLSGIYSFGSGTALIGSVPSDYVGCFLYRSATSNGALSTTNIEIIWDWGMDSNLSASSVIDEIKVFGIEMVYIPQGNFYIGDGDGTEDGYGGSGHSPAAFNSGTNDALPVLIGTTLARNIYASGDIESGIGIGGSGPYAGIDTNNDGTIDNASFPVGWAPFYIMKYEITQGQYADFLSTLTSAQCNNRYNSALYGSSRYTITGTCPNITTNRPDRACNDMGYQDLYAYADWAGLRPVSDTEYEKACRGPNTPVSWEQAWGIQSYTYAMSISGSENGTETVTGPAGANYVEEMDPGYEYSGGDAGYGPLRVGIFATSGSNRVTSGAGYYGAMDLSGNVAEFVVSLSPVSSGRSFQGTHGDGALTGSGAANNSDWPLGDPYMFYHEDMGTGASVSGRASSVSGRSSILGGRCARSAP